From a region of the Xyrauchen texanus isolate HMW12.3.18 chromosome 47, RBS_HiC_50CHRs, whole genome shotgun sequence genome:
- the LOC127639186 gene encoding U6 snRNA-associated Sm-like protein LSm8 produces the protein MSTALESYINRTVAIVTSDGRMIVGTLKGFDQTINLILDESHERVFSSSQGVEQVVLGLYIVRGDNVAVIGEVDEETDSALDLGNIRAEPLNSVAH, from the exons ATGTCTACCGCCCTTGAGAGTTACATTAACC GGACTGTTGCCATCGTCACTTCTGACGGTAGAATGATTGTG GGAACGCTAAAGGGCTTTGATCAAACAATTAACCTCATCCTAGATGAGAGCCATGAGCGTGTGTTCAGCTCTTCCCAGGGGGTTGAACAGGTGGTTCTGGGACTGTACATTGTCAGAGGCGATAATGT GGCTGTAATCGGTGAAGTCGATGAAGAGACAGATTCTGCGCTGGATCTTGGCAACATAAGAGCAGAGCCACTCAACTCTGTGGCGCACTGA